Proteins encoded by one window of Nocardioides euryhalodurans:
- a CDS encoding glycosyltransferase family 4 protein produces MTQRRHVLFVAGPAPLGGSNRSLVTLLEGLEGQVTRVLAAPGKGAFVAMVRDRGLADAYVDLPRLPGRQQEIAAPLRRLVQVLASLRVVLTAVRYRRQLAAIHANATTGLNLALPAAVVTRVPVTVWVHDPVGSEWGRRLGPLWRRVLPKVTWAAVSTTATEVAVENGLCQASDVHIVPNPIDPRDVVAPRPPPGDRVTVGYLSAPTWRKGFDLLPDIVESLADLPLEWKLFTSRNPSDFNEPVWARLDALPQVTLEQPQIDVRRVYERCDVVLIPSRQESFSRITAEAMLNGIPVVATDLPPIRDMLSTGAGTVFAVEDVAAAAAAVRRFAEDAALRRSAGVEGATRARRFSPDAVTAEMLALYGVEPATVA; encoded by the coding sequence GTGACCCAGCGCCGCCACGTCCTCTTCGTGGCCGGCCCCGCCCCGCTGGGCGGCTCCAACCGCAGCCTGGTCACGCTGCTCGAGGGCCTCGAGGGCCAGGTGACGCGGGTGCTCGCGGCACCGGGCAAGGGGGCGTTCGTCGCGATGGTGCGCGACCGTGGTCTCGCCGACGCGTACGTCGACCTCCCCCGCCTGCCCGGGCGGCAGCAGGAGATCGCGGCGCCGTTGCGCCGCCTCGTCCAGGTGCTGGCCTCGTTGCGGGTGGTGCTGACCGCGGTCCGCTACCGCCGTCAGCTGGCCGCCATCCACGCCAACGCGACCACCGGGCTCAACCTCGCGCTGCCCGCGGCCGTCGTCACCCGGGTGCCGGTGACGGTCTGGGTCCACGACCCGGTGGGGTCGGAGTGGGGGCGGAGGCTGGGGCCGCTCTGGCGGCGGGTGCTGCCGAAGGTGACCTGGGCGGCGGTGTCGACCACGGCCACCGAGGTCGCGGTCGAGAACGGCCTGTGCCAGGCCTCGGACGTGCACATCGTGCCCAACCCGATCGACCCCCGTGACGTCGTCGCCCCGCGGCCACCGCCCGGAGACCGGGTCACCGTCGGCTACCTCAGCGCGCCCACGTGGCGCAAGGGGTTCGACCTGCTGCCCGACATCGTCGAGTCGCTGGCCGACCTGCCCCTGGAGTGGAAGCTCTTCACGAGCCGCAACCCCTCGGACTTCAACGAGCCGGTCTGGGCGCGCCTCGACGCGCTGCCGCAGGTGACGCTCGAGCAGCCCCAGATCGACGTGCGCCGGGTCTACGAGCGGTGTGACGTCGTGCTGATCCCGTCGCGGCAGGAGTCCTTCTCCCGGATCACCGCGGAGGCGATGCTCAACGGCATCCCGGTCGTCGCGACCGACCTGCCACCGATCCGCGACATGCTCAGCACGGGTGCGGGCACCGTCTTCGCGGTCGAGGACGTGGCAGCGGCCGCCGCGGCGGTCCGACGCTTCGCCGAGGACGCCGCGCTCCGCCGCTCGGCAGGGGTCGAGGGAGCGACCCGGGCCCGGCGGTTCTCGCCGGACGCGGTGACCGCGGAGATGCTCGCGCTGTACGGCGTCGAGCCGGCCACCGTGGCCTGA
- a CDS encoding nucleoside-diphosphate sugar epimerase/dehydratase: MLLRFDGEVPTEAWAGLTLFLPIAVVVTVTGHAVAGVYSGVLRFASILEARQILVAQLGVMAVLVTVVWATGRPVPLSIPIVATVLSCGLAGTIRFWSRLLRWREANGSGHDGERLVVIGAGEVGVSLAKDIQLHHSARLVGFVDDEPRLRGLRLLGVKVRGGIDDLADIIEETAATRAVLAISQAEPELVRRVANLCGDLGTGLSIVPPASELLGRQVSLQDVRDIEIADLLGRAQVDTDLATVKDLIRGKRVLITGGGGSIGSELARQVASFAPAKLTLVDHDETHLFDAAAPLPRSVGQRLADIRDRASLLRVMEEERPEIVFHAAALKHVPILESHPVQAVYTNVLGTRNVVQCAEEVGTERLVFISTDKAVRPSSVMGTTKLTGEHLVLGRSSSMTVCAVRFGNVLGSRGSVVPTFVRQIRAGGPVTITDARMTRYFMSIPEAVRLVLHAAALSEGGEIFMLDMGEPVRILDLAKRMIQLSGQRPGADVEIRVTAIRPGEKLAEELHSPDEQQHATSHPSIVRLDPVAVAPGVLQSAVTLIERAAADQDSQSAREALALVLQARHAVVGDREADTEMEGAQTWR, from the coding sequence ATGCTGCTGCGCTTCGACGGGGAAGTCCCGACCGAGGCGTGGGCCGGTCTGACGCTCTTCCTGCCCATCGCGGTGGTGGTGACCGTCACCGGGCACGCCGTCGCGGGCGTCTACTCCGGCGTGCTGCGCTTCGCCAGCATCCTGGAGGCCAGGCAGATCCTGGTCGCGCAGCTCGGCGTCATGGCAGTCCTGGTGACGGTCGTGTGGGCGACGGGACGGCCGGTGCCGCTGTCGATCCCGATCGTGGCGACCGTGCTCAGCTGTGGTCTCGCCGGCACCATCCGCTTCTGGTCGCGCCTGCTGCGCTGGCGCGAGGCGAACGGGTCCGGGCACGACGGCGAGCGCCTCGTGGTGATCGGCGCCGGAGAGGTCGGCGTCTCGCTGGCCAAGGACATCCAGCTCCACCACTCCGCACGGCTGGTCGGCTTCGTCGACGACGAGCCCCGGCTGCGCGGGCTGCGGCTGCTGGGAGTCAAGGTCCGCGGTGGCATCGACGACCTCGCCGACATCATCGAGGAGACCGCGGCGACGCGGGCCGTGCTCGCGATCTCGCAGGCCGAGCCCGAGCTGGTGCGCCGGGTGGCCAACCTGTGCGGCGACCTCGGCACCGGCCTGAGCATCGTGCCGCCGGCCTCGGAGCTCCTCGGCCGGCAGGTCTCGCTGCAGGACGTCCGCGACATCGAGATCGCGGACCTCCTCGGCCGGGCGCAGGTCGACACCGACCTGGCGACCGTGAAGGACCTGATCCGCGGCAAGCGGGTCCTCATCACGGGTGGCGGCGGGTCGATCGGCTCCGAGCTGGCCCGCCAGGTGGCGTCCTTCGCGCCGGCCAAGCTCACCCTCGTCGACCACGACGAGACCCACCTCTTCGACGCGGCCGCACCGCTGCCGCGCTCGGTCGGCCAGCGGCTCGCCGACATCCGTGACCGCGCCTCCCTGCTGCGCGTGATGGAGGAGGAGCGGCCGGAGATCGTCTTCCACGCCGCCGCGCTCAAGCACGTGCCGATCCTGGAGTCGCACCCGGTGCAGGCCGTTTACACCAACGTCCTCGGCACCCGCAACGTCGTGCAGTGCGCGGAGGAGGTCGGGACCGAGCGACTGGTCTTCATCTCGACCGACAAGGCGGTCCGTCCCTCCAGCGTCATGGGGACGACCAAGCTCACCGGTGAGCACCTCGTGCTCGGCCGCTCGAGCAGCATGACGGTCTGCGCGGTCCGCTTCGGCAACGTCCTCGGCAGCCGGGGCTCGGTCGTGCCGACGTTCGTCCGGCAGATCCGCGCCGGCGGACCGGTCACCATCACCGACGCCCGGATGACCCGCTACTTCATGAGCATCCCGGAGGCCGTGCGCCTCGTGCTCCACGCGGCGGCGCTCTCCGAGGGCGGCGAGATCTTCATGCTCGACATGGGGGAGCCGGTCCGGATCCTCGACCTCGCGAAGCGGATGATCCAGCTCTCCGGGCAGCGGCCCGGAGCCGACGTGGAGATCCGGGTCACCGCCATCCGGCCGGGCGAGAAGCTCGCCGAGGAGCTGCACTCGCCGGACGAGCAACAGCACGCCACGTCCCACCCGTCCATCGTCCGCCTCGACCCCGTGGCGGTCGCCCCGGGCGTCCTGCAGTCAGCGGTGACGCTGATCGAGCGGGCGGCGGCGGACCAGGACTCGCAGTCAGCGCGGGAGGCACTCGCCCTCGTGCTCCAGGCCCGTCACGCCGTGGTTGGTGACCGGGAAGCCGACACGGAGATGGAAGGAGCACAGACATGGAGGTGA
- a CDS encoding polysaccharide biosynthesis tyrosine autokinase encodes MEVTSYARILRRRWKLVLLPCVVALLAAWWTLPEEAAPADAAVTSYSATATLITPLNAPVDEVPISLATVALYATTGDIPDLAAAELKYDGLPEVLAAQVLVQPNAETSTLTFTTTDEDGQAAANRVNVFADTTIQYFKDLEESQNKIRAREINRELDRIGEQITALEAGGTNALEQTEMASLNEQYSLLQNELRTVTGNSSGPILEVLQSGVPIPEATQTFAAPTNPMARIGIAALLGLLLGAALALIVERLDSRMRTREQVEDAVGLPVLAEIPTMPKNHRDGVASAARPASTVAEAFRNLRSSVLLLSPGLADAATKGAKPGGLTILVTSALPHEGKTTTVANLAAVMAEAGRRVLVLSLDLRNPRVHQVFGVENGTGVSDLLAADRGRQLKSVLRETGIAGVTIATSGHQTDHPGALLASVGPMIEAARSLADVVLIDTPPMLAVSDALDVARHADVTLLVSRLNKTTRGQAEECHRLLSRLGIAALGTVLVGTRPAGARYGYPMASPPEATVAEKSEQTEQTDRTEQTDKAEKTEKNGKTAKTERADSGAGEAD; translated from the coding sequence ATGGAGGTGACGTCGTACGCCCGCATCCTGCGACGCCGATGGAAGCTGGTGCTGCTGCCGTGCGTGGTCGCACTGCTCGCGGCGTGGTGGACGCTGCCGGAGGAGGCGGCGCCGGCCGACGCGGCCGTCACGTCGTACTCGGCCACGGCCACCCTGATCACGCCGCTCAACGCGCCGGTCGACGAGGTGCCGATCAGCCTGGCGACCGTGGCGCTCTACGCGACGACGGGAGACATCCCCGACCTGGCGGCCGCCGAGCTGAAGTACGACGGCCTGCCCGAAGTCCTGGCCGCGCAGGTGCTGGTCCAGCCCAACGCCGAGACCAGCACGTTGACCTTCACGACCACGGACGAGGACGGGCAGGCCGCCGCGAACCGCGTCAACGTGTTCGCGGACACCACGATCCAGTACTTCAAGGACCTGGAGGAGAGCCAGAACAAGATCCGGGCTCGCGAGATCAACCGGGAGCTGGACCGCATCGGGGAGCAGATCACGGCTCTCGAGGCCGGCGGCACGAACGCCCTCGAGCAGACCGAGATGGCCTCGTTGAACGAGCAGTACAGCCTCCTGCAGAACGAGCTCAGGACAGTCACCGGCAACTCGAGCGGCCCGATCCTGGAGGTCCTCCAGTCCGGCGTCCCGATCCCGGAGGCCACGCAGACCTTCGCCGCACCGACCAACCCGATGGCGAGGATCGGCATCGCGGCGCTGCTCGGGCTGCTGCTCGGTGCCGCGCTGGCGCTGATCGTCGAGCGGCTCGACTCCCGGATGCGGACCCGCGAGCAGGTCGAGGACGCCGTCGGGCTCCCGGTGCTCGCCGAGATCCCGACGATGCCCAAGAACCACCGCGACGGGGTGGCCAGCGCAGCGCGGCCGGCCAGCACCGTGGCGGAGGCCTTCCGCAACCTGCGCAGCTCGGTGCTGCTGCTGAGCCCCGGGTTGGCCGACGCCGCCACCAAGGGGGCCAAGCCGGGTGGCCTGACCATCCTCGTGACCAGCGCACTGCCCCACGAGGGCAAGACCACGACCGTGGCCAACCTGGCCGCGGTGATGGCCGAGGCCGGGCGGCGGGTGCTCGTGCTCTCGCTCGACCTGCGCAACCCGCGGGTCCACCAGGTGTTCGGTGTCGAGAACGGCACCGGGGTCTCGGACCTGCTCGCGGCCGACCGGGGGCGCCAGCTCAAGTCCGTCCTGCGTGAGACCGGCATCGCCGGCGTGACGATCGCGACCAGCGGTCACCAGACCGACCACCCGGGGGCCCTGCTGGCCTCGGTGGGGCCGATGATCGAGGCCGCGCGATCGCTCGCGGACGTCGTCCTCATCGACACGCCGCCGATGCTGGCCGTCTCCGACGCGCTCGACGTCGCCAGGCACGCCGACGTCACGCTCCTGGTGAGCCGCCTCAACAAGACCACGCGCGGGCAGGCGGAGGAGTGCCACCGGCTGCTGTCGCGGCTCGGGATCGCGGCGCTCGGCACCGTCCTGGTCGGGACCCGTCCGGCGGGGGCGCGTTACGGCTACCCGATGGCGAGCCCGCCGGAGGCCACGGTCGCCGAGAAGTCCGAGCAGACCGAGCAGACCGACAGGACCGAGCAGACCGACAAGGCCGAGAAGACCGAGAAGAACGGCAAGACCGCGAAGACCGAACGTGCCGACTCCGGCGCGGGCGAGGCGGACTAG
- a CDS encoding nucleotide sugar dehydrogenase has protein sequence MIGQGYVGLTLAAACAVEGFRVTGIDVDEGRVDALARGELVVPGVEEPLFVQASESSSLRFASDFEDVATADVVVICVPTPVTDHRPDLSMVESAARQVGERLRRGALVVLESTTYPGTTEHVVAPLLERARFRAGRDFWLAFSPERIDPGNIKFGLRTTPRVVGGIEQDSTDLAAAFYGSVVDNVFPVSGCRTAEMAKLLENTFRMVNIALVNELAVLCGEQGIDTWEVIEAAATKPFGFMPFQPGPGVGGHCIPLDPTYLAWQSRRDTGRPFRLVELAQDINAEMPAYVTRRISDALAERGVALPKARILALGVTYKPDVGDLRESAAVATLAQLDRRGARITYHDPFVPRLRSHGMSLRRTPLTRANIEAADAVVVLTPHSEYDLAAITRHARLVFDARNALHQRGDDRVVTL, from the coding sequence GTGATCGGACAGGGGTACGTCGGCCTCACGCTGGCGGCGGCCTGTGCCGTCGAGGGCTTCCGGGTCACCGGGATCGACGTGGACGAGGGAAGGGTGGACGCCCTCGCCCGCGGCGAGCTCGTCGTCCCGGGGGTGGAGGAGCCGCTCTTCGTCCAGGCGTCGGAGAGCAGCTCGCTCCGGTTCGCCTCGGACTTCGAGGACGTCGCCACGGCCGACGTGGTCGTCATCTGCGTCCCGACGCCGGTGACCGACCACCGGCCCGACCTCTCGATGGTCGAGTCCGCGGCACGCCAGGTGGGGGAGCGGCTGCGCCGGGGAGCGCTGGTCGTCCTCGAGTCGACCACCTATCCCGGCACGACCGAGCACGTCGTCGCCCCGCTGCTCGAGCGGGCCCGCTTCCGTGCGGGACGGGACTTCTGGCTCGCGTTCTCACCGGAGCGGATCGACCCGGGCAACATCAAGTTCGGGCTGCGCACCACCCCGCGGGTGGTGGGCGGCATCGAGCAGGACTCCACGGACCTGGCGGCCGCCTTCTACGGCTCGGTCGTCGACAACGTGTTCCCGGTGTCGGGGTGCCGCACCGCCGAGATGGCCAAGCTGCTCGAGAACACGTTCCGGATGGTCAACATCGCGCTCGTCAACGAGCTCGCGGTGCTGTGCGGGGAGCAGGGCATCGACACCTGGGAGGTCATCGAGGCCGCGGCGACCAAGCCGTTCGGCTTCATGCCCTTCCAGCCCGGGCCCGGCGTGGGGGGCCACTGCATCCCGCTCGACCCGACCTACCTCGCCTGGCAGTCGCGCCGCGACACGGGCCGGCCGTTCCGGCTGGTCGAGCTCGCGCAGGACATCAACGCCGAGATGCCGGCGTACGTCACCCGACGGATCAGCGACGCGCTCGCCGAGCGCGGGGTGGCGCTGCCCAAGGCCCGGATCCTGGCGCTGGGCGTGACCTACAAGCCCGACGTCGGCGACCTGCGCGAGAGTGCGGCGGTCGCGACGCTCGCCCAGCTGGACCGCCGGGGGGCGCGGATCACCTACCACGACCCGTTCGTGCCGCGACTGCGCAGCCACGGGATGTCGCTGCGCCGGACCCCGCTGACCCGGGCCAACATCGAGGCGGCCGACGCGGTGGTGGTGCTGACGCCCCACTCCGAGTACGACCTGGCCGCGATCACCCGGCACGCCCGGCTGGTCTTCGACGCCCGCAACGCGCTCCACCAGCGCGGCGACGACCGGGTGGTGACGCTGTGA
- a CDS encoding nucleotidyltransferase family protein, whose product MIPTWAPQTHHATLIRTVAAHGLAGSLLHFPDEPLGAGEFDQLLHDARSQRLTGLLWAAVQSGMLPVTDEQVERTEWLHVETLAGVLSLERFMLDTVGELDRAGIPVRALKGPVLAHLDYPEPAWRTFGDVDLLVQGDDFDRATEVIIARGHRRRHPEPRPGFDRRFSKGTSFLTEDGLELDLHRTFTMGPLGVRLRLDELWARSEAFRMGGRQLQALPAEERFVHACYHAVLGEATPRLVPLRDIAQLALTRSLDLERVHHLIRTSGGEAVVSRAVRHAWHELRIADVLSLSAWAEAYRTDPRQAAELAVYGSHSSYARKSVASIRALPTWHDRASFVHALVLPDRSYLGTRHSGHLGRLRTGLAQTRNRRRAT is encoded by the coding sequence GTGATCCCCACCTGGGCGCCGCAGACCCACCACGCCACGCTCATCCGCACCGTGGCCGCCCACGGGCTCGCGGGGAGCCTGCTGCACTTCCCCGACGAGCCGCTCGGAGCGGGGGAGTTCGACCAGCTCCTCCACGACGCACGCAGCCAACGGCTCACCGGCCTGCTCTGGGCCGCCGTCCAGAGCGGCATGCTGCCCGTCACCGACGAGCAGGTCGAGCGGACCGAGTGGCTCCACGTCGAGACGCTCGCGGGTGTGCTGTCGCTCGAGCGCTTCATGCTCGACACGGTCGGCGAGCTCGACCGCGCGGGCATCCCGGTGCGGGCGCTCAAGGGTCCCGTGCTCGCGCACCTCGACTACCCCGAGCCGGCCTGGCGCACCTTCGGGGACGTCGACCTGCTCGTGCAGGGCGACGACTTCGACCGGGCGACCGAGGTCATCATCGCCCGGGGCCACCGCCGCCGGCACCCGGAGCCGAGGCCCGGTTTCGACCGCCGCTTCAGCAAGGGCACGAGCTTCCTGACCGAGGACGGGCTCGAGCTCGACCTGCACCGCACCTTCACGATGGGGCCGCTCGGCGTGCGGCTGCGGCTCGACGAGCTGTGGGCACGGTCGGAGGCCTTCAGGATGGGTGGGCGGCAGCTGCAGGCGCTGCCGGCGGAGGAGCGCTTCGTCCACGCCTGCTACCACGCGGTGCTGGGCGAGGCGACGCCGCGACTGGTGCCGCTGCGCGACATCGCGCAGCTCGCGCTGACCCGGTCGCTGGACCTCGAGCGGGTGCACCACCTGATCCGCACCAGCGGGGGCGAGGCCGTCGTCTCCCGGGCCGTGCGGCACGCCTGGCACGAGCTGCGGATCGCCGACGTGCTCTCGCTCTCCGCCTGGGCCGAGGCGTACCGGACCGATCCCCGCCAGGCCGCCGAGCTCGCGGTCTACGGATCGCACAGCAGCTATGCCCGCAAGTCGGTCGCCTCCATCCGGGCCCTCCCGACCTGGCACGACAGGGCCTCGTTCGTGCACGCCCTCGTGCTGCCCGACCGCTCCTACCTCGGCACCCGCCACTCCGGTCACCTCGGCCGGCTGCGGACGGGGCTGGCCCAGACCCGGAACCGGCGGCGCGCGACATGA
- a CDS encoding glycosyltransferase has translation MTDLRVLWLAKGLGRGGAEMLLVSLARAMDRTDLTIEVAYRLPRKTALVQPLRDAGITVHPLGDGPAPWPVELRRLLRQRRYDVVHSHAPLVGAAGRLLVRDGTVALHTEHNTWDRYHPATRVVNAATIGRNELVWAVSDQVAESIRPSRPLRRPRVEVLLHGVDLATVRRGADARRHARRRLGIDDARFVFGTVGNLAPKKDHDTMLRAFAKVHRQLPESCLVLIGTGPRLAELRSLATRLGIGDSVRFLGMRDDVPELLPAFDTFVLSSLHEGLSIALIEALGAGVPIVSTAVGGIPQLITNDVDGVLVPPRDVAALERAMVRLAGDAGDRARLADAGMERALDFSIQRAADTQVAHYRAVAGRRAEVGVG, from the coding sequence ATGACCGACCTCAGGGTGCTCTGGCTCGCCAAGGGGCTGGGCCGGGGCGGTGCCGAGATGCTCCTCGTGAGCCTCGCCCGCGCCATGGACCGCACCGACCTCACGATCGAGGTCGCCTACCGGCTGCCCCGCAAGACGGCGCTCGTGCAGCCGTTGCGCGACGCCGGGATCACCGTGCACCCGCTCGGTGACGGTCCGGCCCCGTGGCCGGTGGAGCTCCGGCGGCTGCTGCGGCAGCGCCGCTACGACGTCGTGCACTCACACGCGCCGCTGGTCGGTGCCGCCGGCCGGCTGCTGGTGCGCGACGGCACGGTCGCGCTGCACACCGAGCACAACACCTGGGACCGGTACCACCCCGCGACGCGAGTCGTGAACGCCGCGACCATCGGCCGCAACGAGCTGGTCTGGGCGGTGTCGGACCAGGTCGCGGAGTCGATCCGTCCGAGCCGGCCGCTGCGCCGCCCGCGGGTGGAGGTGCTGCTGCACGGCGTCGACCTGGCGACCGTACGTCGGGGGGCGGACGCCCGCCGCCACGCCCGTCGACGGCTGGGCATCGACGACGCCCGCTTCGTCTTCGGGACCGTCGGCAACCTGGCACCCAAGAAGGACCACGACACCATGCTGCGGGCCTTCGCCAAGGTGCACCGTCAGCTCCCGGAGTCCTGCCTGGTCCTCATCGGCACCGGTCCGCGGCTGGCCGAGCTGCGCTCGCTGGCCACCCGCCTGGGCATCGGCGACTCCGTGCGGTTCCTCGGCATGCGGGACGACGTTCCCGAGCTGCTGCCCGCCTTCGACACGTTCGTCCTCTCGAGCCTCCACGAGGGGCTGTCGATCGCACTGATCGAGGCGCTCGGGGCGGGCGTGCCGATCGTGTCGACGGCCGTCGGCGGCATCCCGCAGCTGATCACGAACGACGTCGACGGCGTGCTGGTCCCGCCCCGCGACGTGGCCGCCCTGGAGCGGGCGATGGTGCGGCTGGCCGGCGACGCCGGGGACCGGGCGCGGCTCGCGGACGCCGGGATGGAGCGCGCCCTCGACTTCTCGATCCAGCGGGCGGCCGACACCCAGGTCGCCCACTACCGGGCGGTGGCCGGTCGTCGGGCGGAGGTGGGAGTCGGATGA
- a CDS encoding GNAT family N-acetyltransferase has translation MSGAQTLTVRRLGVDDEPEVLDLLTTAMAGGPTGSRTSDFFRWKHRDSPFGASPGLVATDGDRIVGVRLFLRWELQLGDARLRAVRAVDTATHPDYQRRGIFKTLTLQLLDQLEREEGIALVFNTPNADSRPGYLRMGWQEVGQLPVRISPVRPLRFLRGARAASAANASGSASAVAPATDVRPVRSPLPTAAEVLAHEDEVAALLGRGAVPGRLHTPITPAYLRWRYAAPPGLDYRAVAVRRHGELVGLGVGRVRSRAGLAELTLGDVMVAAGDTGAARAVLRAARRAGVDHVALHASPGSEVARAALAAGYLPAPGGGIGLVANPRPGCPPDVLDSRSWRLSLGDLEVF, from the coding sequence ATGAGCGGCGCGCAGACCCTCACCGTGCGCCGCCTCGGCGTCGACGACGAGCCCGAGGTGCTCGACCTGCTCACCACCGCGATGGCCGGTGGCCCGACGGGCAGCCGCACCTCCGACTTCTTCCGGTGGAAGCACCGGGACAGCCCGTTCGGCGCCTCGCCCGGCCTGGTCGCGACCGACGGTGACCGCATCGTCGGGGTGCGGCTCTTCCTGCGATGGGAGCTGCAGCTCGGCGACGCCCGGCTGCGGGCGGTCAGGGCCGTCGACACCGCGACCCACCCCGACTACCAGCGACGGGGCATCTTCAAGACGCTCACCCTGCAGCTGCTCGACCAGCTCGAGCGCGAGGAGGGCATCGCCCTCGTCTTCAACACCCCCAACGCCGACAGCCGCCCCGGCTACCTGCGGATGGGCTGGCAGGAGGTCGGCCAGCTCCCGGTGCGGATCAGCCCGGTGCGGCCGCTGCGGTTCCTGCGCGGGGCGCGGGCAGCGAGTGCCGCCAACGCGTCCGGGTCGGCGAGCGCCGTGGCCCCGGCGACCGACGTACGACCGGTGCGGAGCCCGCTGCCCACGGCCGCCGAGGTGCTGGCCCACGAGGACGAGGTCGCGGCGCTGCTCGGTCGCGGCGCGGTGCCCGGCCGGCTGCACACGCCGATCACGCCGGCGTACCTGCGGTGGCGCTACGCGGCACCCCCGGGGCTCGACTACCGCGCGGTCGCGGTCCGGCGCCACGGCGAGCTGGTCGGCCTGGGCGTCGGCCGCGTCCGCAGCCGCGCGGGACTGGCGGAGCTCACGCTCGGCGACGTGATGGTCGCCGCCGGCGACACCGGTGCCGCGCGGGCCGTGCTGCGGGCTGCGCGCCGTGCCGGGGTCGACCACGTCGCGCTGCACGCGTCGCCGGGCAGCGAGGTCGCCCGCGCCGCCCTGGCCGCCGGCTACCTGCCGGCCCCGGGCGGCGGCATCGGCCTGGTCGCCAACCCTCGTCCCGGCTGCCCGCCGGACGTCCTCGACTCCCGGTCCTGGCGGCTCTCGCTGGGCGACCTCGAGGTGTTCTGA
- a CDS encoding DegT/DnrJ/EryC1/StrS family aminotransferase, with product MTLLTTPTTTTTKKAAPRKRTGDLPAVLGGDPVFGERLPLVRPALGDTSALERRYADILGSGMLTNGPTVRELEETVAARLGVAHVVAVASCTSGLMLVLQAIGATRHVVLPSLTFSASAHAVMWAGGTPAFAEVSEDSLTLDPTDAERVVSELGDDVSAMTATHVYGTPCRTQALQQVADRAGIPLVYDAAHGLGSMRAGTPVGNFGVAEVFSLSPTKVVVAGEGGLIATHDADLARQLRLGRDYGNPGDYDTRFAGLNARMSELHAATALHSLSLLDQALVRRREMVRLFWAELGEVAGVRGPILDEGDVSTYKDLTVVVDEATAGVSAAEVGRALAAEGVDSRHYYDPPIHRQQAYRHLPARSLPLTDRLAGSVVSPALWSHMDDDQVRGIARAFRRILHHAPAVHEQEIA from the coding sequence ATGACCCTGCTCACCACTCCGACCACCACGACCACGAAGAAGGCGGCTCCGCGGAAGCGGACCGGGGACCTCCCGGCCGTCCTCGGCGGTGACCCCGTCTTCGGCGAGCGGCTGCCGCTGGTGCGTCCGGCGCTGGGCGACACCAGCGCCCTCGAGCGGCGGTACGCCGACATCCTCGGCTCGGGGATGCTGACCAACGGTCCGACGGTGCGCGAGCTCGAGGAGACCGTCGCAGCCCGCCTGGGTGTCGCGCACGTCGTCGCGGTGGCCAGCTGCACCTCGGGCCTGATGCTCGTGCTGCAGGCGATCGGTGCCACGCGCCACGTCGTCCTGCCCAGCTTGACGTTCTCCGCGAGCGCCCACGCCGTGATGTGGGCGGGAGGCACTCCCGCCTTCGCCGAGGTGTCGGAGGACTCACTGACGCTCGATCCCACCGACGCGGAGCGGGTCGTGTCCGAGCTCGGCGACGACGTGTCGGCGATGACCGCCACGCACGTCTACGGCACACCGTGCCGGACCCAGGCCCTGCAGCAGGTCGCCGACCGGGCCGGCATCCCGCTCGTCTACGACGCCGCCCACGGACTCGGGTCGATGCGCGCGGGCACGCCCGTCGGCAACTTCGGCGTGGCCGAGGTGTTCTCGCTCAGCCCCACCAAGGTCGTGGTGGCGGGGGAGGGCGGCCTGATCGCCACCCACGACGCCGACCTGGCCCGACAGCTGCGGCTCGGACGCGACTACGGCAACCCCGGTGACTACGACACGCGGTTCGCCGGCCTCAACGCACGGATGTCGGAGCTGCACGCCGCGACGGCCCTGCACTCGCTCTCCCTGCTCGACCAGGCGCTGGTCCGGCGCAGGGAGATGGTGCGGCTCTTCTGGGCCGAGCTCGGCGAGGTGGCCGGCGTCCGGGGGCCGATCCTCGACGAGGGCGACGTGTCGACGTACAAGGACCTCACCGTCGTAGTCGACGAGGCCACGGCCGGCGTGTCCGCGGCCGAGGTCGGCCGGGCGCTGGCGGCCGAGGGCGTCGACTCGCGCCACTACTACGACCCGCCGATCCACCGGCAGCAGGCCTACCGGCACCTGCCGGCCCGGTCGCTCCCGCTGACCGACCGGCTGGCGGGGTCGGTCGTGTCGCCGGCGCTCTGGTCGCACATGGACGACGACCAGGTGCGTGGGATCGCCCGGGCCTTCCGGCGGATCCTGCACCACGCGCCCGCCGTGCACGAGCAGGAGATCGCATGA